One Actinomycetospora corticicola genomic window, GGTCGTGCAGTACGGCCTGCTCGAGGACTGGACCGACCGCCCCGCGACGGCGCCGACCACGCCGCCCGACCTCGCCGCCGTCCGCACGACCCTCGACGCCGTCACCCCGCGCCTCGTCGACACCCTGGCCTCCGCGCAGCCCGCGCGCACGGACCCGGTCTGCCGGGGCGAGGTGACCTCGGCGGCGGTGCGCGTCGCGGCGGCGCGGTCGCTCGACTCGCTGCACCGGCGGGGGCTGGAACGGGCTGTGCGGTCGTTCTGCCCCTGACGTCTCCCCCCACGGGTGGAGACCGGAGATCGTCCCGTGGGCCGAGGATCTCCGGCCCGCGGACGATCATCGTGGACGACACACGGCACCGGTCCACGGTGCCCACGCCCGAGGAGCTCCTCGTGTCGATCACCGCGGTCCCCCCGCTCGCGCCCGCCCCGCCCGCCCCGCTCGCCTCGATCTCCCGGCGCGTCCTGGGGTTCGTGCTCGACGTCGGCCTCGTGGCCGTCCTCGGGCTCGGCGTGTGGTGGCTCGAGCACGGCGGGCACCTGGTCCGTCTGTTCCCGGTGCCCTACCCGGGGGTCCAGAACGTCGCGATCCCGCTGTTCTACGTGCTGGTCCTCGCGGTCGTGCCGGCGGTCGCGGGCCGGACGCCCGGGATGGCCGTGCTCGGGATGCGGGTCCGCGACGCCGGGCACCGCGGGCGGGTCGGGTTCCTCCGTCAGCTCGTGCGGGCGGTGCTCCTGCCCGTCGACCTCATCGCCCTCGGGCTCGTCGGCGTCGTCGTCATGTGGCGGACCCCGCAGCGCCAGCGGACGGGCGACGTGATCGCGCAGACCGTCGTCGAGCGCACCCCGCAGGCCGGGTGAGGCACGATGTCGCAGGTCATGACCACCGTCGGAGAACGACCCTCCTGGCTCGACCGGGCCGTCGCCGCCGTCCGCCGCCGCCCGGTCGCGGTCGACGCCGTGCTCGCCGCCGCGGTCGCCGCCGTCTCCCTGGGCTGGGCGACGGACGGCCACGTGGCGCGGGTGGACCGCGTCGCCGGGCTCGTCTGCGCCGTGCTGTTCGCGCTGCCCGTGGTCCTCCGACGCCGGTACCCACTTCCGATCGCCGTCGGGGTCGCCGTCGCCGCCGCGATCACCATGGTCGTCCTGCCCGGCGTCAGCGCGACGATCCTCCTGCCCGTCCTCGTGATCGGCTACTCGGTCGTGGTGTACGGCCCGCGCTGGGCCGGGCCGGTCGCCGCCGCGGTGCTGGTGCTCGGCGCCGTGCTGCCGTTCACCCTGCGGCTCGGGGCGCCGGGCGTCGGGTCGGCGGCCGGCGTCCTCGCGATCATCGGCGCCCTCTTCGGGGTCATCGTCTGGCTGCTCGGTGCCCTGCGCCGGGCGCAGCTGCGCTCGGTCGGGCAGCTCCGCGAGCGCGCCCGCCTGCTCGAGGAGGGCCGTCGTCGGGAGGTCCGGCTGGAGCTGTTGGCCGAGCGCTCCCGTATCTCCCGCGAGGTGCACGACATCGTCGGACACTCGCTCTCCGGGATCATCGCCCAGGCCGACGGCGGGCGGTTCGCCGCGGCGCAGGACCCGCAGCGGGCCG contains:
- a CDS encoding sensor histidine kinase, with product MTTVGERPSWLDRAVAAVRRRPVAVDAVLAAAVAAVSLGWATDGHVARVDRVAGLVCAVLFALPVVLRRRYPLPIAVGVAVAAAITMVVLPGVSATILLPVLVIGYSVVVYGPRWAGPVAAAVLVLGAVLPFTLRLGAPGVGSAAGVLAIIGALFGVIVWLLGALRRAQLRSVGQLRERARLLEEGRRREVRLELLAERSRISREVHDIVGHSLSGIIAQADGGRFAAAQDPQRAVEVLAGIADAGRGALGDIRGLLSTLREGPDDESDATPPTVDDVPALVAQVRAGGLPVSLDVTGSPRALPAGAGLTVYRVVQEGLTNVVKHAGVATPTRVTLAWGPELEVAVRDDGPRGARPAATRDGYGLLGMRERAALQGGSLDSGPRPDGGFAVRLRLPLPAAAR
- a CDS encoding RDD family protein, with the translated sequence MDDTRHRSTVPTPEELLVSITAVPPLAPAPPAPLASISRRVLGFVLDVGLVAVLGLGVWWLEHGGHLVRLFPVPYPGVQNVAIPLFYVLVLAVVPAVAGRTPGMAVLGMRVRDAGHRGRVGFLRQLVRAVLLPVDLIALGLVGVVVMWRTPQRQRTGDVIAQTVVERTPQAG